From the Thermoflexus sp. genome, one window contains:
- a CDS encoding dihydrolipoamide acetyltransferase family protein, with translation MEEAWERMPVPVIMPKFEMAQESGKILRWLKQEGEPVAKGEPILEVETDKVAMEVEAPASGTLVGIRAGPGEVVPIGQPIAYILQPGEAGEAPSPMPSAPAVPQVPRATPVAERIARAHGVDLHAIAGTGPGGRVTKADVEAYLAGRAPVEAEGKIPAVPAARRLARELGVDLHTVRGTGPGGRIQSEDVRRAAEALRRVAEPEAPAPPAIRRRVPLAGMRRAIAERMLRSVREAPQFTVSVDVEMSRALALVEDLATWMEREGGPRVTLTALLVKACAWALRRHPALNATLEGEEILEWEAVNIGVAVAVPEGLVVPVIHDVDRRGLVEIAQVLEEKAKRAREGHLRPEDVLGGTFTLSNLGMYGVDRFTAILNPPQAAILAVGRVAKRPAVGEGDRVEVRPMATLTLTADHRIVDGAQAARFLDDLRMVLERPGIMLG, from the coding sequence ATGGAGGAGGCTTGGGAACGCATGCCGGTCCCGGTGATCATGCCCAAGTTCGAGATGGCTCAGGAGAGCGGGAAGATCCTCCGCTGGCTCAAACAGGAGGGAGAGCCGGTGGCGAAGGGCGAGCCCATCCTGGAGGTGGAGACCGATAAGGTCGCCATGGAGGTGGAGGCGCCGGCCAGCGGGACCCTGGTGGGGATCCGGGCGGGGCCTGGCGAGGTGGTGCCCATCGGCCAGCCCATCGCCTACATTCTGCAGCCCGGCGAAGCTGGGGAAGCCCCTTCCCCCATGCCCTCCGCGCCGGCGGTTCCCCAGGTCCCCCGGGCGACCCCGGTGGCTGAGCGCATCGCCCGGGCCCATGGCGTGGATCTCCATGCGATCGCCGGCACCGGGCCAGGCGGACGGGTGACCAAAGCGGATGTGGAGGCTTACTTAGCCGGGCGCGCTCCGGTAGAAGCGGAAGGGAAGATCCCCGCGGTCCCCGCGGCGCGGCGGCTGGCCCGGGAGCTGGGGGTGGATCTGCACACGGTGCGGGGGACCGGGCCCGGAGGTCGGATCCAGTCGGAGGATGTGCGGCGGGCGGCGGAGGCCTTGCGCCGGGTTGCGGAGCCGGAAGCCCCCGCCCCTCCGGCGATCCGTCGGCGGGTGCCGCTGGCCGGGATGCGGCGGGCCATCGCGGAGCGGATGCTCCGAAGCGTGCGGGAAGCGCCCCAGTTCACGGTCAGCGTGGACGTGGAGATGAGCCGGGCGCTGGCCCTGGTGGAGGATCTGGCGACGTGGATGGAGCGGGAGGGCGGGCCCCGGGTGACCCTGACGGCCTTGCTGGTGAAGGCCTGCGCCTGGGCGTTACGGCGGCATCCGGCGCTCAACGCGACTCTGGAAGGGGAAGAAATCCTGGAATGGGAAGCCGTAAACATCGGCGTGGCGGTCGCTGTGCCCGAGGGCCTGGTGGTCCCGGTGATCCACGATGTCGATCGACGAGGGCTGGTGGAGATCGCGCAGGTTCTGGAGGAGAAAGCGAAGCGGGCGCGGGAGGGACATCTGCGCCCGGAGGATGTGCTGGGAGGGACCTTCACCCTGTCGAACCTGGGGATGTATGGCGTGGACCGGTTCACGGCGATCCTGAATCCGCCCCAGGCGGCCATCCTGGCCGTGGGCCGGGTGGCGAAGCGGCCGGCGGTCGGCGAGGGGGATCGCGTGGAGGTGCGCCCGATGGCCACTCTGACCCTGACGGCGGATCACCGGATCGTGGACGGCGCCCAGGCCGCCCGCTTCCTGGACGACCTGCGGATGGTTCTGGAACGCCCGGGGATCATGCTGGGATAG
- a CDS encoding PTS sugar transporter subunit IIA, protein MAESSAGSSTGTQIVTLSERLVIMRMEASSAEEVIRQLAARLEAEGFVRPSFVEAVLERERTHPTGLPLAGDLHVAIPHADVVHVISPALAIATLARPVIFRNMVNPEEMVPVSIVILMALDEPHSQIEMLQRLAAFFQEPQRVRQVYEARTAEELIQALDLLS, encoded by the coding sequence ATGGCGGAGTCCTCAGCTGGGTCGTCTACCGGGACCCAGATAGTGACGTTGTCTGAGCGCCTGGTGATCATGCGAATGGAAGCCTCCTCGGCGGAGGAGGTGATCCGTCAGCTGGCTGCCCGGCTCGAGGCGGAAGGGTTTGTCCGCCCGTCTTTCGTGGAAGCCGTGCTGGAGCGGGAGCGGACTCATCCCACTGGTCTTCCTCTGGCGGGGGATCTGCATGTAGCGATCCCTCATGCCGATGTCGTGCACGTGATCTCGCCGGCCCTGGCGATCGCTACCCTGGCACGGCCGGTGATTTTCCGCAATATGGTGAACCCCGAGGAAATGGTGCCGGTCTCCATCGTGATCCTGATGGCCTTAGATGAGCCGCATTCCCAGATTGAGATGCTGCAGCGCCTGGCGGCTTTCTTCCAGGAGCCTCAGCGTGTTCGGCAGGTTTATGAGGCTCGAACTGCTGAGGAGCTGATCCAGGCGTTGGATCTTCTGAGCTGA
- a CDS encoding PTS sugar transporter subunit IIB: MAQPKRVLVACGTAIATSTVVAKAIEEGLAARGISVITRQCKAAEVPALAKDFDLVVTTTPVPSDIGVPVIQTLAFLTGIGKDQVLDQIAEILRRSG, translated from the coding sequence ATGGCTCAACCCAAGCGTGTGCTGGTGGCGTGCGGCACGGCCATCGCTACTTCCACGGTGGTAGCCAAGGCGATCGAGGAGGGGCTGGCCGCGCGGGGCATCTCGGTGATCACCCGCCAGTGCAAGGCGGCAGAGGTCCCCGCGCTGGCGAAGGATTTCGATCTGGTGGTGACCACCACCCCTGTGCCCTCGGATATAGGGGTCCCGGTGATCCAGACGCTGGCCTTCCTGACAGGCATCGGGAAGGATCAGGTGCTGGATCAGATCGCCGAGATCCTGCGCCGCTCTGGGTAG
- a CDS encoding PTS galactitol transporter subunit IIC, with the protein MEVFLSTLKAIIDNLGATVALPIIIFLFAVALGAQPGRAFRAGVTIGIAFIGINLVIGLMWTNLSEVAQAMVKNTGIQRDVVDVGWPSAAAIAFGSAVGLWVIPLTLLVNILMLAARLTKTLDIDIWNYWHFAFIGSLVVAATGSLPLGLLAAAIAAALALFFADWTAPAVQRFYGLPGISIPHLTTAPGVPIAIVVNWIIDRIPGLRDVQADPEAIRRRLGVAGEPVILGLIIGLVLGILGFYNAGDVQTVVVKVLKTAMNLAAVMLLLPRMVQILMEGLIPVSEAARDFMQRRAGGREIYIGLDSAILIGHPAAISTALVLVPVAILLSAILPGNRVILFADLAVIPFVVAMFAPLMRGNIFRMIIAGTLTLAVGFYIATGMADLFTAAAVASGFKMPEGAVRITSIADGFLWPPFVFVSAVRLAGVVGLLILLILLAAALFLYQRNPKAWEVAAGAPAEA; encoded by the coding sequence ATGGAAGTCTTCCTGAGCACCCTGAAGGCCATCATCGACAATCTAGGGGCTACGGTCGCGTTGCCGATCATCATCTTTCTGTTTGCGGTCGCCCTGGGCGCGCAACCCGGGCGTGCCTTCCGGGCCGGCGTGACCATCGGCATTGCCTTCATCGGGATCAACCTGGTCATCGGCCTGATGTGGACCAACCTGTCTGAGGTCGCCCAGGCGATGGTGAAGAACACGGGCATCCAGCGGGATGTAGTGGATGTGGGGTGGCCATCGGCCGCGGCGATCGCCTTCGGCTCCGCCGTCGGCCTCTGGGTGATCCCCCTGACGCTCCTGGTGAACATCCTGATGCTGGCAGCTCGCCTCACTAAGACGCTGGACATTGACATTTGGAACTACTGGCATTTCGCTTTCATTGGATCTCTCGTTGTGGCGGCCACGGGCAGCCTGCCGCTCGGCTTGCTGGCTGCGGCGATCGCTGCGGCACTCGCCCTGTTCTTCGCGGATTGGACGGCACCGGCGGTTCAGCGTTTCTATGGGCTGCCTGGGATCTCCATTCCTCATCTCACCACAGCTCCTGGGGTGCCCATCGCCATCGTGGTCAACTGGATCATCGACCGCATCCCGGGTTTACGGGATGTGCAGGCGGATCCGGAGGCGATCCGGCGCCGGCTGGGCGTCGCGGGGGAGCCGGTGATCCTGGGCCTGATCATCGGACTGGTGCTGGGGATCCTCGGCTTCTATAACGCCGGTGACGTGCAGACAGTAGTGGTGAAAGTGCTCAAGACGGCGATGAACTTGGCAGCGGTGATGCTGCTTTTGCCGCGGATGGTCCAGATCCTGATGGAGGGCCTGATCCCGGTCTCAGAGGCAGCGCGGGACTTTATGCAACGGCGAGCGGGGGGACGGGAGATCTACATCGGTCTGGATTCGGCCATCCTCATCGGTCACCCGGCGGCCATCTCGACGGCGCTGGTGCTGGTGCCGGTGGCCATCCTGCTCAGTGCTATCCTGCCCGGCAACCGCGTGATCCTCTTTGCCGACCTCGCCGTAATCCCCTTTGTGGTGGCGATGTTTGCCCCATTGATGCGGGGGAACATCTTCCGGATGATCATCGCCGGCACCCTCACCCTCGCGGTGGGCTTTTACATCGCCACCGGGATGGCGGATCTGTTCACTGCGGCAGCGGTGGCCTCAGGCTTTAAGATGCCGGAGGGTGCGGTGCGGATCACCAGCATCGCCGATGGCTTCCTCTGGCCGCCATTCGTCTTTGTGAGCGCCGTGCGGCTGGCAGGGGTGGTGGGGCTTCTGATCCTGCTGATCCTCCTGGCAGCAGCCCTCTTCCTATACCAGCGGAATCCGAAGGCCTGGGAGGTGGCCGCCGGGGCACCGGCCGAGGCCTGA